One genomic segment of Desulforamulus reducens MI-1 includes these proteins:
- a CDS encoding Ger(x)C family spore germination protein yields the protein MKAKLIPLLAIFFITFFSSGCWDHREAENTGIIIGAGIDQTEDGKIIVIGQTMIPQQPGAGGGDKTGEVISFHNWYATGETLFDAIRDLTLQSPTPLFWSHAQVIVFSERLARKGLLEAIDFLERDPEIKQSTWVLIAQGDLNDVMQTREMAFQPPTKIMADVIKTRNRNAKYAVTSLGDFLRTMDNPDTQPFTAGVNFFKGPMKDMNKLTSRVQEAPREYEIKISDTAVFHEDKMVGWFNTKESRGLLFIKGEIKSGVLVLEKEKQRLSVEMFGSSSKLKPVVQDGQLVMKVEIKVTGSLAEALPGIYELDKKVVKDIEQQMNTVVKEEVMAAITRAQELNTDVLGFGRVVHQHFPKEWDKELAQSWPELFKDLEVEVTVDGKIKTTGLITTSVNPRKKNK from the coding sequence ATGAAAGCTAAGTTAATCCCCTTGCTGGCGATCTTTTTTATAACTTTCTTTAGTTCTGGCTGCTGGGATCACCGGGAGGCAGAAAATACTGGAATTATTATAGGTGCAGGCATTGATCAAACAGAAGACGGCAAAATTATAGTAATTGGCCAAACAATGATACCTCAGCAACCCGGGGCAGGGGGCGGGGACAAAACCGGTGAGGTTATATCCTTTCACAACTGGTATGCCACTGGCGAAACTCTGTTTGATGCCATTCGAGATCTAACACTCCAGTCCCCCACCCCCCTTTTTTGGTCCCATGCACAAGTTATTGTGTTTTCAGAAAGGTTAGCCAGAAAGGGCTTGCTGGAGGCTATTGATTTTTTAGAGAGAGATCCGGAAATTAAGCAAAGTACCTGGGTGTTAATTGCCCAGGGCGATTTAAATGACGTTATGCAAACAAGAGAAATGGCCTTTCAGCCCCCCACTAAAATTATGGCTGATGTCATCAAAACAAGGAATCGCAACGCCAAGTACGCCGTAACTAGTTTAGGTGATTTTCTGAGGACGATGGATAATCCCGACACACAGCCCTTCACGGCCGGGGTTAATTTTTTTAAGGGCCCCATGAAGGATATGAACAAACTTACCTCCAGAGTCCAGGAAGCACCCCGGGAATATGAAATAAAAATTAGTGATACAGCCGTATTCCATGAGGATAAAATGGTGGGCTGGTTTAACACCAAGGAAAGCAGAGGATTGTTATTTATCAAGGGCGAGATTAAATCTGGTGTTCTGGTATTAGAGAAGGAAAAACAAAGGCTTTCTGTAGAAATGTTTGGCTCCTCTAGTAAGCTGAAGCCCGTGGTACAGGACGGCCAACTGGTGATGAAGGTTGAGATAAAAGTCACCGGTAGTCTTGCTGAAGCCCTCCCCGGCATCTATGAGCTGGATAAAAAGGTAGTTAAAGATATTGAGCAGCAAATGAATACGGTAGTTAAAGAGGAAGTAATGGCCGCAATAACCAGAGCCCAGGAACTAAACACCGATGTCCTGGGTTTTGGCCGAGTTGTCCACCAACATTTTCCCAAAGAATGGGATAAGGAATTGGCCCAGAGCTGGCCTGAGCTGTTTAAGGATCTGGAGGTGGAAGTGACGGTAGATGGCAAAATAAAAACTACCGGCCTGATTACTACCTCTGTTAATCCTCGGAAAAAAAACAAGTAG
- a CDS encoding spore germination protein: protein MAFFQSLKNLGAAKKRKKPSPPGQDKPGENINPTQPYTREELISLKVDHNLNRNLNHINNLLGHNADYVQRKFVLGHDQTLEAAIIFLDSMIDPALLGGEIMKPLLEPRLKDSSGSEMLKLLTNGGLISRAQMETFNHFQGVVSNVLTGEVALFVEGFAHCFIISSKGYKSRSIPEPHYENAVRGPREAFVENISINISLLRKRLVTPNLVFENITLGKISSTNISIVYIKGLASEGLIEEVRERLRRIETDAILESGYLESFIVDNPRSPFPQLGNTERPDRVAGDLLEGRVAILTDTTPLVLIAPGELMSFLQTSEDYYTKYQWSTFVRWLRFFSLFLALTLPSLYIAITTFHQEMLPTTLFVSVAAARKGVPFPAVVEALIMEVLFETIREAAIRLPANISNTISIVGALVLGQAAVQANIVSPLMIIIVAATGVASFTIPQYSLSTAVRLIRFPLMLLSAVLGLFGLMVGLLAVLLHLCSLRSFGVPYLSPIAPFNWDGIKDTLLRSAHWSKVNRPQELVQRNRQRMKENLQPGTPDKLG, encoded by the coding sequence ATGGCTTTCTTCCAAAGCTTAAAAAATCTGGGTGCTGCTAAAAAGAGAAAAAAACCGAGCCCGCCCGGCCAAGACAAACCTGGTGAAAATATAAACCCAACTCAGCCCTATACCAGGGAAGAGCTAATCTCCCTTAAGGTAGATCATAACCTTAACCGTAACCTTAACCATATTAATAATCTCCTGGGCCATAATGCCGACTATGTTCAGAGAAAATTCGTCCTGGGCCACGACCAAACCCTAGAGGCTGCCATTATTTTTCTGGACAGCATGATTGACCCTGCCCTGCTGGGTGGAGAAATCATGAAGCCGTTGCTGGAACCCCGCCTGAAAGACAGCTCCGGTAGCGAAATGCTAAAATTATTAACCAACGGCGGACTTATTTCCCGGGCCCAAATGGAAACCTTCAACCATTTCCAGGGAGTGGTATCTAACGTTCTTACCGGCGAAGTAGCCCTGTTTGTGGAAGGCTTTGCCCATTGTTTTATTATTAGCAGCAAAGGCTATAAGAGCAGAAGCATTCCGGAACCCCATTACGAAAATGCCGTACGGGGACCCCGGGAAGCCTTTGTGGAGAATATTTCCATTAACATTAGCCTGCTGCGTAAAAGGCTGGTAACCCCAAATCTAGTGTTTGAAAATATTACGCTGGGCAAGATCAGCAGCACCAACATTTCCATTGTCTATATCAAAGGCCTCGCTTCCGAGGGACTAATTGAGGAAGTACGTGAAAGGCTGAGGAGAATTGAAACGGATGCTATCCTGGAGAGCGGTTACCTGGAAAGCTTTATCGTAGACAATCCCCGTTCTCCCTTTCCCCAATTGGGTAATACAGAGCGACCGGACCGGGTGGCAGGGGATTTATTGGAAGGCAGGGTGGCAATATTAACCGATACCACCCCCCTTGTTCTAATCGCTCCGGGTGAGTTAATGTCCTTCCTGCAAACGTCAGAAGATTATTATACTAAGTACCAGTGGTCAACCTTTGTCCGGTGGTTAAGATTTTTCTCTTTATTTTTGGCCTTAACCTTACCTTCTTTATACATAGCCATTACCACCTTTCACCAAGAAATGCTGCCCACCACCTTGTTTGTCAGCGTAGCTGCAGCCCGAAAGGGCGTACCCTTTCCGGCGGTGGTAGAAGCCTTAATAATGGAAGTTTTATTTGAGACCATTCGGGAAGCAGCAATTCGTCTACCGGCTAATATTTCAAACACCATCAGCATTGTTGGGGCACTGGTTCTTGGCCAGGCGGCGGTCCAGGCCAATATAGTATCCCCGCTAATGATTATTATTGTAGCCGCAACGGGTGTTGCCTCCTTTACCATACCCCAGTACAGCCTAAGCACTGCCGTTCGGCTAATTCGTTTTCCCTTAATGCTTCTTAGCGCCGTTCTGGGCCTTTTCGGGTTGATGGTAGGCCTACTGGCCGTATTGCTGCACCTATGTTCATTAAGGAGCTTCGGGGTTCCCTACCTTTCACCCATTGCCCCCTTTAACTGGGATGGTATCAAGGATACCCTGTTAAGGTCAGCCCACTGGAGCAAAGTTAATCGCCCTCAGGAGTTGGTACAGCGCAACAGGCAGCGCATGAAGGAAAATCTACAACCGGGTACACCGGATAAACTAGGCTAA
- a CDS encoding GerAB/ArcD/ProY family transporter: protein METWKISHWQAMGYMISIVFATAILFIPGITSKGAGPNAWLSLFIALGFGLLVACLACSLGLRYPNKTVIDYSVDILGFPLGKLVGFIYIYYFFYAAYIVAREFSELMSTVYLPKTPPLVIALVLTLLSCLVLYLGLEVIVRANGIILFFSILTILLVFFTYVWTINWSMLKPDFFKGIGPILYGSVSPAAWFGQTAVILMLMPFIKNQSGAKPASLLAIFILFIMLESVIIVTVGIFGAATSSRLIFPLFYALAKPPEYIQAFLFQPSGFFMVIWVPSMLLKLTTFFFAGVYGLAQWFNLKCYRPLVLPGGAFILLLSIVSWHNIIDLLNSSQYTVPLFITFANLGLTLILFSVSLIRHRNKNVKGRT, encoded by the coding sequence GTGGAAACATGGAAAATATCCCACTGGCAGGCCATGGGTTACATGATTAGTATTGTATTTGCCACAGCTATCCTATTTATTCCGGGCATTACTTCCAAGGGAGCGGGGCCAAACGCCTGGCTGTCATTATTTATTGCTCTTGGTTTTGGTTTACTGGTGGCATGCCTGGCCTGTTCACTGGGGCTAAGATATCCCAATAAAACAGTAATAGATTACTCGGTGGATATTTTAGGCTTTCCCCTGGGCAAACTGGTAGGTTTTATATATATCTATTATTTTTTCTATGCCGCTTACATTGTGGCTCGTGAGTTTTCAGAATTGATGTCTACAGTATATTTGCCAAAGACGCCGCCCCTGGTTATCGCCCTGGTACTAACCCTGTTATCCTGCCTGGTCCTTTACCTGGGTCTGGAGGTTATTGTAAGGGCTAACGGTATAATTTTATTTTTTAGCATATTAACTATTCTCTTAGTCTTTTTTACCTATGTCTGGACAATAAACTGGTCTATGTTAAAACCTGATTTTTTCAAGGGAATAGGACCCATATTATACGGTTCAGTTTCACCGGCTGCCTGGTTTGGGCAAACGGCAGTGATTTTAATGCTGATGCCCTTCATTAAGAACCAGTCCGGTGCCAAACCAGCCTCATTGCTGGCAATTTTTATACTTTTTATCATGCTGGAGAGTGTGATAATAGTAACGGTAGGAATTTTTGGTGCTGCTACATCCAGTAGGTTAATTTTCCCCTTATTTTACGCCCTGGCCAAACCACCGGAATATATTCAAGCTTTTCTTTTTCAGCCCAGCGGCTTCTTTATGGTTATTTGGGTACCAAGCATGCTGTTAAAATTAACCACATTCTTTTTTGCCGGGGTCTACGGGCTGGCCCAATGGTTTAACCTAAAGTGTTACCGGCCCTTGGTACTGCCAGGGGGTGCCTTTATACTACTGCTGTCTATTGTTTCCTGGCATAATATAATTGATCTGTTAAATTCTTCCCAATACACAGTTCCGCTTTTTATTACTTTTGCCAACTTAGGTCTCACCTTAATTTTATTCAGTGTTTCATTGATTCGTCACAGAAACAAAAATGTAAAGGGGAGAACTTAA
- a CDS encoding sigma factor G inhibitor Gin, protein MQEKSKCVLCKAAVQETNIGIRILGKYICTSCEQKIINLSWDDPDYEAYKSGLKKIWRFNEA, encoded by the coding sequence ATGCAAGAAAAATCAAAGTGCGTTTTATGCAAGGCAGCAGTACAGGAAACTAATATTGGTATTAGGATTTTGGGTAAGTACATTTGTACCAGTTGTGAGCAGAAGATTATTAACCTATCCTGGGATGACCCCGATTACGAAGCCTATAAAAGCGGTCTTAAGAAAATTTGGCGCTTTAATGAGGCCTGA
- a CDS encoding aminotransferase class I/II-fold pyridoxal phosphate-dependent enzyme, with translation MKQNYAPLWEAIKKQVKAMTAQFHIPGHNSGRAIQQDFKEMAGQGVFQMDLTEIPGLDDLHNPQEAIAEAQALAADLYGADRSFFLVNGTSCGLMALILALCGPGDKIIVPRNAHRSVASGLILSGAMPVYYQPVLIPEFGCLTGSNPQSIKDLLHKHPDAKAVVAINPTYYGVAGDIAGVAEICHRAGVPLLVDEAHGAHFKFHPQLPLDGLSSGADAVVQSTHKTGGSLTQSSMLHLKGERIHWERVAEALRMVQSTSPSYLLMASLDLARMQMAIQGKEMLNHTLELAYWCRKKLSNISGVQVLGAENLRVSGAKSLDYTRLTISLLNKGLTGYRTADLLQRERGVVVEMADYASVVAVLSLGSNSKDCQRLVEGIRKIVSSESGQTLMIPQSMLLPSPEVVLSPREAWQSRQKKVILESSLGQVCGETVAVYPPGIPVVCPGERITPTVLDYLLGVRRLGYKLQGPSDPTLKGLKVII, from the coding sequence ATGAAGCAAAACTATGCACCCCTTTGGGAAGCCATAAAAAAACAAGTAAAAGCTATGACAGCACAATTTCATATACCCGGGCATAACAGTGGCCGGGCAATACAACAGGATTTTAAGGAAATGGCCGGGCAGGGTGTTTTTCAAATGGATTTAACGGAAATACCTGGGCTGGATGATTTGCACAACCCCCAGGAAGCCATTGCCGAGGCCCAGGCGTTGGCCGCAGACCTATACGGAGCAGACAGAAGCTTTTTTTTAGTTAACGGAACAAGCTGTGGACTGATGGCATTAATATTGGCCCTTTGTGGTCCCGGAGATAAAATTATTGTCCCCAGAAATGCCCATCGCTCTGTGGCATCGGGCTTGATTCTATCTGGAGCAATGCCAGTGTATTACCAACCTGTTTTAATACCTGAATTTGGCTGCTTAACAGGCTCTAATCCACAAAGCATCAAAGATTTACTGCATAAACATCCAGATGCAAAGGCTGTGGTGGCTATAAATCCCACTTATTATGGTGTGGCGGGAGATATAGCCGGTGTGGCAGAAATCTGTCATAGGGCAGGGGTGCCGTTATTGGTGGATGAGGCCCATGGAGCCCATTTTAAATTTCATCCCCAACTTCCCTTAGACGGGTTAAGCAGTGGGGCCGATGCAGTGGTACAGAGCACCCATAAAACAGGGGGGTCTCTAACCCAATCGTCCATGCTTCATCTGAAGGGTGAGCGGATACACTGGGAGCGTGTGGCAGAAGCATTACGTATGGTGCAGAGCACCAGTCCATCCTACTTGTTAATGGCCTCGTTGGATCTAGCAAGAATGCAAATGGCAATCCAAGGTAAAGAGATGTTGAATCATACCCTTGAACTGGCTTATTGGTGTAGGAAAAAGCTTTCAAACATATCAGGCGTTCAGGTGCTGGGGGCAGAGAATCTCAGGGTGTCTGGGGCAAAGTCCCTAGATTATACTCGTTTAACCATTTCCTTATTGAACAAAGGACTTACTGGTTATAGAACAGCTGATCTTTTGCAAAGGGAACGCGGGGTCGTTGTGGAGATGGCTGATTATGCTAGCGTAGTGGCTGTTTTGTCTCTTGGTTCCAATTCAAAGGATTGCCAGCGGTTGGTGGAAGGCATCCGTAAAATAGTATCGTCTGAATCAGGACAAACTCTAATGATTCCCCAAAGCATGCTACTGCCTTCACCAGAGGTAGTTTTAAGTCCCAGGGAAGCCTGGCAAAGCCGCCAGAAGAAGGTTATTTTAGAGAGTTCTTTAGGACAGGTTTGTGGTGAAACAGTGGCTGTTTACCCGCCGGGTATACCGGTAGTATGTCCTGGCGAAAGGATTACTCCTACTGTTTTGGACTATCTGCTGGGAGTGAGGCGTTTAGGTTATAAGCTTCAAGGACCCTCCGACCCAACACTTAAAGGTTTAAAAGTAATAATTTAA
- the tmk gene encoding dTMP kinase, translating to MALIFIVFEGVDGSGKSTQLNLLNKYLSQKEIKTICTREPGGTPVGEKIRELLLDPNFAEIQDRTEALLYSAARAQLVAQVIRPQLEQGTVVLCDRYIDSTLAYQGYGRGMDISFLAQINELASGGLMPNITILLDLPPEEGLQRSRKDRPADRLENESLTFYHKVRSGYLEMAKRKPDTYLVLDARQTMEQLHRQICCRVGGLLGV from the coding sequence GTGGCACTGATTTTCATTGTGTTTGAAGGTGTGGATGGTTCAGGTAAAAGCACCCAGCTAAACCTGTTAAATAAATACCTTTCCCAGAAGGAGATAAAAACCATATGTACCCGGGAACCTGGAGGTACTCCAGTGGGGGAAAAAATACGTGAACTTCTGCTGGACCCAAACTTTGCAGAAATACAGGATCGAACTGAGGCCCTATTGTACTCTGCGGCTAGGGCACAGTTGGTTGCTCAAGTGATTCGACCACAGTTGGAGCAGGGAACCGTGGTACTTTGCGATCGTTATATTGATTCCACCTTGGCTTATCAGGGTTATGGCAGAGGGATGGATATTTCCTTTTTAGCTCAGATCAATGAGTTAGCCAGCGGTGGATTGATGCCAAATATTACTATATTACTAGATTTACCACCTGAGGAGGGTCTTCAACGGTCCCGTAAGGATCGGCCTGCGGATAGGCTGGAAAATGAATCCCTAACATTTTATCATAAAGTTCGTAGTGGCTATCTGGAGATGGCCAAGAGAAAACCGGATACTTACCTGGTGTTGGATGCCAGGCAGACCATGGAGCAACTGCACAGACAAATTTGCTGCCGCGTGGGTGGGTTGCTTGGTGTGTAG